In the Sedimentisphaera cyanobacteriorum genome, CATCCTCGGCGAAGAAGACCATTTCGGCGATATGGACTTCAAAGTAGCAGGTACTACTGAAGGTATCACAGGAATCCAGCTTGATCTCAAAAAGCATGAGCTTCCTCACGAGATACTTGTAGAAACACTGGAAAGAGCAAGAAAAGCAAGGCTCAAAATTTTAGAATCGATGCGAGCAACAATCTCTGAGGCAAGGCCTGAGCTGAGCAAGTATGCACCGAAGCTCACTTCTATTCAGGTTGACCCTGAGGTTATAGGAAAGATAATCGGCCCGGGCGGAGCTACAATCAAGGCTATTCAGGAAAGAACAAACACTAACGTTGAAATAGATGACAGCGGAAAAGTTACAATCAGCACCACTGAAGGCGACGGGCAGATAGAAGCAGAAAGGCTTATAAAGGCTATTACAGAGAAGCCCAAGATAGGCTCTATTTTCAAGGATGCTGTCGTTGTATCTATAAAAGAATTCGGCGTGTTTGTGGAGATTGCTCCGGGCGTTGAAGGGCTGTGCCATATCAGCGAACTGAGCGACGGTTTCGTCAAGAATGCCAAAGATATATGCAAAATCGGCGATATTATGCCGGTGAAGCTCACCGAGATAGACAGGCAGGGAAGACTGAAATTCTCAAGAAAACAGGCCGTCGCCGAGGTTGAAGGCGAGAGCAAAGAAGAATAAGATGAGCAGCTGAGAAACTTCTCATAAGAAAATCGAAGGGCGGAATATTCCGCCCTTTTTAGTTTTAAATCCTAAAATTATAAACTTAACAAATCTGCTTACCATTCTCCGCCAAATACCCTTAGTCTTTATACAGGTAAATACACTGTTTATTTTAAAATTTAATCGCTATTTACCCCTAAAAAGAAAAATGAATTGAAACCCTTAAAACAAGAAGCTAATATAGCTATATAAGTTGTTTACTATTTGCTTAAATTTTTAAGGGGAAACATTATGAAAACGTTAAAGGTTTCTGTCTGGCTTACGCTGACTGCAGCATCTTTAAGCTGGGCATCAATTCAAATTAATCATCAATGTACAATTACCTCCACCTTCCCAATCCATCATGCAAAGATATCCGCAGCTGGCAATATAGCGGTTTTGGGCAGCGAATATAGCAGAAATATCAGAATATACGATGCATATACAGGGCAGCTTAACGGGCAATACACCCTGCCTGAAGATTGCGAAACCGAATCTTTAGCCTTATCTGCTAATGGCCAGATTATAGCTGCAGGTGTGCAGGGAAGCGATGATATTTACATCCTAAACAGTTCTGGAGGTTTGATAAACAGCTTTTCAGCAGCTACTCTCAGCAGCCAAGGCTGGAAAGTTAGCATTACCAATGACGGTTCAACTATCTACGCAGGGGTACATAACCAATTTATTAAATTGCGTGTGAGCGATGGTACAATTCTTGAAAACAAGACCATCGAAACAGACGTCTGGTCGATTTGGGAAGTTTCGTTAAGCGAAACAGCCGGCAAGGTTCTTCTGCGAACTAACAGCGATATTATCATAACTGACACCTCTGGCAATGTGCTTTCAAATTATGATATTGTCGAAGGCAATAATATGACAAGCGGCGATCTTTCACCTGAAGGAGATATGTTTGCAGTTCAATACAACGACCCGGACGGTGAATACAGAAATGAGCTATACACAATAAACGGAACTGAGAAATGGAGCGAAGCTAACACCTACTACTGCAGACGTATATCGCTTGATTCTAACGGCTATACATATTTTACCGACGCTGATGGTTATCCATGTTTTTATTCTGAATATGGCGGCAGAGCAGCTCAGTACGGCGATATTCATTACGGGAACATTGTAGATTCTATTCCCAGCGGGATGAAAGTTATTACTGCTTCTTCAAATTCAACCACAGCAAAGGTTTACAACATTTACGATATATGGACATCCTACGATGACCTGCCGCGGCCTGAATTTAGGATAACAGACTACTACCCGGACGGGCGAGTGAATATTGAGCTGCTGAACTCAGAAGCCTACCCCGATCAGATGTTTGAAGAGGCTCCGGAGCTGGCGCCGTGCGGACTTAATTACAACTCAAGCAGATCTTGGGTGCTGTTTTACAATCAGGATGACCTTCTAATCTACGGAAGCTGTGCAATCGATTCAGCAGAAGATTTCAGAGACTTGAAATACCCAATTAACAGAGAAGACCATGAAGGGGTTTATATGCAGATTTGGGACAGAAAAGCTGATATGTACTATAATTCAAGGCTCCAGTATTTAGATGACATTCGCCCTGCTGCAGATGTGAACGGAGATTATCTCGTTGATCTCGGGGATGTTGCTTTGATGGCCAAAGACTGGCTGCGGGAGGTTCTTTCCTATGTTAATGTAAACTGGTGGGACATAGACGAAAGAGCAAGTGGGCTTTCATCGGATTCAATAGATGCCTCAGACGGAAATCGGTTTGGTATTGATTCGTTTTTCATCTACGAGACCAACGAAGGCAGATACGGAAAATTTATCATTGATGATTACGATGAATCTGATAATCACGCTATAACAATCTCTTGGAAGACCTACGATTACGACGGCAGCTTATACTCAGAGGGCTCAGGTCTTACGATAGTAGGAACCTACAGCGCAGATTTGGATGAGGGAGTTTTATCCCCTTACGGCAGCGGGAATCGTGATTTTTCTTGGACAATGTCCAGCTCAGAAACAAGATTTCTCACCCCTAAAAACGGAGCATCTTTTAAGATCATATACAGAGCGGATGCGGATTAAGCTCCAAGATTTTCAGCCGAAATTCGAACGGGCGGATTATTCCGCCCTTTTTTTAATTTACGAAACCTAAGATTACCAGCGAAATTATCCAGCCGGGTAGAGGTAATCCGGTATTTTCATCGGCTTGCCTTTACTGTCAACACAGGCTACGATTGTTTTGCCCTCAGCGACTGTCAGCTTTGTATCAGCCCTGAAAAGCGTGTATGTATGCTCAATTTTGGCCTTTGTAACATTACTGCATTCAGTTTTGAGCGTAAGCTGCTGGTCGTAGTATGCAGGCCTTCGGAATTTCACCTGAATCTCAGCAACCACCATCCTGCAGTTATTCTCCTCTAAAAATGAATACGCCATTCCGTTCTCACGCAGCAGCTCTGTTCGGCCTATCTCAAAGTATATTGGATAAACGCTGTTGTGTACTATTCCGCCCTGATCTGTTTCGGAGTATCTGGGCACAATTTCAGTTTCTGTTACTGGTTTGTGTATTTTACCTGAAGACATTATAATATAACTCATAAATTTTTGATTTATTGTTTTTCTCTTGCCAAAAAGACATAGATTGTTAAAGAATATAAAAAATGAGAAGTTATGCAAATAAAAATGTGTTTTCCTGCAAGAAATGCGGAAAAGAGATCGCCGGACTGAAAGAAAACCCCCATTTCCCGT is a window encoding:
- a CDS encoding WD40 repeat domain-containing protein, coding for MKTLKVSVWLTLTAASLSWASIQINHQCTITSTFPIHHAKISAAGNIAVLGSEYSRNIRIYDAYTGQLNGQYTLPEDCETESLALSANGQIIAAGVQGSDDIYILNSSGGLINSFSAATLSSQGWKVSITNDGSTIYAGVHNQFIKLRVSDGTILENKTIETDVWSIWEVSLSETAGKVLLRTNSDIIITDTSGNVLSNYDIVEGNNMTSGDLSPEGDMFAVQYNDPDGEYRNELYTINGTEKWSEANTYYCRRISLDSNGYTYFTDADGYPCFYSEYGGRAAQYGDIHYGNIVDSIPSGMKVITASSNSTTAKVYNIYDIWTSYDDLPRPEFRITDYYPDGRVNIELLNSEAYPDQMFEEAPELAPCGLNYNSSRSWVLFYNQDDLLIYGSCAIDSAEDFRDLKYPINREDHEGVYMQIWDRKADMYYNSRLQYLDDIRPAADVNGDYLVDLGDVALMAKDWLREVLSYVNVNWWDIDERASGLSSDSIDASDGNRFGIDSFFIYETNEGRYGKFIIDDYDESDNHAITISWKTYDYDGSLYSEGSGLTIVGTYSADLDEGVLSPYGSGNRDFSWTMSSSETRFLTPKNGASFKIIYRADAD
- a CDS encoding acyl-CoA thioesterase, with translation MSYIIMSSGKIHKPVTETEIVPRYSETDQGGIVHNSVYPIYFEIGRTELLRENGMAYSFLEENNCRMVVAEIQVKFRRPAYYDQQLTLKTECSNVTKAKIEHTYTLFRADTKLTVAEGKTIVACVDSKGKPMKIPDYLYPAG